Genomic segment of Panicum virgatum strain AP13 chromosome 2K, P.virgatum_v5, whole genome shotgun sequence:
TTCCGCCAGGAGCCCAAGAAGCCCCAGGACGATACGGCCGGAGCCGGAGTCGTGTCCTCATCCTCAACGGCGCCAGCGCCGCGGTGCCCTGACTCGCGCACAGGCTGCCTGGCGTCGCTCACGATCAAGCTCATCCCTTCTGCCAACGCCTTCCGTGTCACAGACTTCGTTGCCGAGCACAACCACCAGCTCGCGTCCGCGGCGCCTGCGGTTTCTCTGGCCTTACTGCCACCAAGCTCATCACACCACAGCATAGCGACTGCAGCAAGCTTGCCGGACCTAAGGGATGGGCCACACGTGGACATGCACTTCGAGACCGAGGAGGACGCGTATGTCTTCTACAACAGGTATGCTGAGCACGTAGGCTTCAGTGTCCGCCGTTCTTACAAGAAGCGCAAGCGCGGGATGATAGTGTCACGGATCTTTGTTTGTTCCCGCGAGGGTGTCAGCGACCGTGCCAAACAAGAGGGTGGAGCCATAGTCAATGCAAATGGTGTTGCAGGATCATCAGGCACACCTAGGCCTGGCCCAGCACCAACACGGACAGGATGCCAGGCGAGAATGGTGATCAAGATCACCCCCTGCCGGACATACCGTGTGGCGAAGTTCTTCCCAGACCATAACCATCCGCTCGCCAATCCGGAGAGCGTGCATAAGCTGCGGTCACATAAGATGAGGGCTCGGGCACATGAGCTTGGGGCGGGGGACCTGCATCGGAGGAAGCAAGGGAAGGGTGTGCAGCTCGGTGATGCTGGCGCAGCATTGCAATACTTGGAGGAGTTGCAGCTAGGGAACCCTTCAGTGTATTATGCAGTAGGGATTGGGCCTGATGGGAAATCTGCTGTAAATTTCTTCTGGGCTGATGCAAAATCAATAATTGATTTCAGGAGTTTTGGGGATGTTGTTTGCTTTGATACAACATATGGATTGAATATCTATGGACGGCCATTTGCATTGTTTGTTGGTGTAGACAACCACAAGCAGTTACTTGTGTTTGGTGCAGCACTACTCTATGATGAAAGCATTCAGTCATTCAAATGGGTATTTGAGGTGTTTGCTGATGCTATGCGTGCTAGGCAGCCACAAACTATTTTGATCGATGAGCGTCCTGAgtgtgctgctgcagcagcagaggTCTGGCCTGGAAGCAACCGTTGCACAAGCGTGTGGCATATATACCACAATTCAAAGAGGCACTTGAAGCAGGCGTTTGAAAGCTCAAAGAGTTTCAGCAATGCTTTGAGCCATTTTCTCTTTGACTATGAGGATGAGATGGAGTTCTTGTCAGCATGGGAAAGGCTAATTGAGAAACATGACATCAGCGAGAGTGAGTGGCTCAGCGGTCTTTTCatggagaaagaaaaatgggCTTTGCCTTATCAGAGAACCATCTTTTCTGCTGATATACTCACCACTCTTCAGAAGGATAACATGATTAATGAACTGAAACGAGAGCTCAGTGAGCAAGAAGATATTCTGCAGTTCTTCAGGCGTTATGAGGTTATTCTGGAAGAGCATCGTTCAAAGAAATTGCACGCTGATGTTGATGGCAGCCAGGTTACTTTGCCTATCCCATCATTGCGAATGCTAAAACAATCGTCAAACGCTTATACACCTGAGGCTTTCAAGATGTTCCAGGGCGAGTTTGAGGCTTACATGAATTGCATGTCCTTCCCCTGTGGTGTGATCGGCACAATCTCGGAGTACAAAATTGTGCTTGATGAGAAGCCATCAGAGAACATTGTCAAATTTGATGCACTAGATGGCTCAGCCAGTTGCAGCTGCAAGAAGTTTGAGGCTGTTGGAATTCAATGCTGTCATGTACTGAAGGTACTTGATCTCAAGAATATCAAAGAGCTCCCAGAACAATATATTTTGAAAAGATGGAGAAAAGATGCCCGTTCTGTTCATATTGGGGAGGAACCAACCTATGGATCTGGCAGTGTCATGCAATCAGCCTCAGAATCCCGATTCAATAATATGTGCCGGTTGGCTAGCTTGATTGCTTCAAGGGCTTCCAAATCTGAGGAGGCAATGTCGTATATTGAAAGCCAATCAAGTGTTCTTCTGAAGCATCTTGATAATATTCTACAGACAGGCTATCCTGATATGGGAAATCATGCTGTTGCTTCAAGTAGTCAAGCAATTTCCTTTGTAGGCAGCCAACATCCTGACCATACAACACAAGCAGGAGCGGTTGCACAGACAACGAATGGTATAATCTATAATGTTCACTTCCAATATATCATCATTCTGTACTGTGTTTAATGAATGGAAATCACGTGGGTGATGGCAGGTCTGATGGGGCTTTGATGGTACATTTGCAATCTATAGTACATATCATACTAGCAACATTGGTAAGTAATTGGTGTTAATTTACTCAAAAGAGGTGATTTTATTTCCCATCACAAAACATCAAAGAATTCACTGTGTTGCAGTGCAGTGACTTGAACTGCGAAGAATTCACTGTGTTAGTCGAACCTCAAAGTTGGGGGTATGGCAGTTGGAAAATTTATTTGTATATAGTTTTGTGGGTTTGGAAATTTCTGGATTTTCTAATGATTCATATAGAATAGACCAAAAACGGTGTTAGAATAGTACAACATATTATGGGGTGTGAGCTTAATATATGTACCCAGTTCACTACTGTCAGCTGTTTAGCATTAGAGGAACGTCTATTTTTACCGCATCAAGGTCTAACCCAAATTGAGCGAAGGTGGAGGAACATGCTTTAAAATTTTACCCtgactactccctccatcccaaattattagtcattttggattttctagatacatcaattttgctatgcacctagacatgATATATATCTAAATACGTAGCAAAAATTATGTACCTAGAAAAgctaaaatgactaataatttgggatggagggaataGTTGCCAATACTTGGCCAACTAAATGGTCTTTCATTGATATGACATGATATGTATGGGGAACATGCTGAATTTGTCTCTTGTTTCACTTCACATCTAACCAGATTTCCTAAACACATGGTGGTTCCCTTCTTAGTATTTTCTTGTCCCTTTATTTTTCTGTTATAACTAGTTTAGACTCAGGTTGTGTTTGTCCACAAGATTGTTTGTCCACAAGATTGAAACATTAGGATGTTTAGGTGTTTCCTCTAATAAATGTTTAATTTCTCAAATATAAATGAAATAGGAAATCTTGCTGCTAAGCTTATTAATTTTGACTATAATTATTTGAAAGTTTTTACTGACAAGGTTTGTTTCTTTTGATAGTTCAGCAGTTCAGAGCTGACATGATTGCTGGGAATCCTCCTCACCAAGAACTTGTACACTCCTATGAATTGAGTGGGTCAGCCAGCCTTTGTAAATTGAATTGAACATAAGCATGATGGTGTACAGTGTTTATCTGTGGCTAAGTTGATGTAATTGCGGTGCTAATTATCTCCAATTTTGATGAACCTGTGCCTTCTCTGCATAAAAGAGCGTAACCCATCCCCCAGATGCATTTCA
This window contains:
- the LOC120688552 gene encoding protein FAR1-RELATED SEQUENCE 5-like; translated protein: MTISHAHTENHSRRLRRRSFRPLGPLLPPRAPSFLQTLAQTLMSAAGDPSRLSGESSPSSPTSSGSSSPSSSAADASATNLALTASTSAGGNDADADVPTSPHLGMYFETEDDAYEFYKAYAARLGFVVRKSNKSKNSRHTVTRRLFVCSKQGFRQEPKKPQDDTAGAGVVSSSSTAPAPRCPDSRTGCLASLTIKLIPSANAFRVTDFVAEHNHQLASAAPAVSLALLPPSSSHHSIATAASLPDLRDGPHVDMHFETEEDAYVFYNRYAEHVGFSVRRSYKKRKRGMIVSRIFVCSREGVSDRAKQEGGAIVNANGVAGSSGTPRPGPAPTRTGCQARMVIKITPCRTYRVAKFFPDHNHPLANPESVHKLRSHKMRARAHELGAGDLHRRKQGKGVQLGDAGAALQYLEELQLGNPSVYYAVGIGPDGKSAVNFFWADAKSIIDFRSFGDVVCFDTTYGLNIYGRPFALFVGVDNHKQLLVFGAALLYDESIQSFKWVFEVFADAMRARQPQTILIDERPECAAAAAEVWPGSNRCTSVWHIYHNSKRHLKQAFESSKSFSNALSHFLFDYEDEMEFLSAWERLIEKHDISESEWLSGLFMEKEKWALPYQRTIFSADILTTLQKDNMINELKRELSEQEDILQFFRRYEVILEEHRSKKLHADVDGSQVTLPIPSLRMLKQSSNAYTPEAFKMFQGEFEAYMNCMSFPCGVIGTISEYKIVLDEKPSENIVKFDALDGSASCSCKKFEAVGIQCCHVLKVLDLKNIKELPEQYILKRWRKDARSVHIGEEPTYGSGSVMQSASESRFNNMCRLASLIASRASKSEEAMSYIESQSSVLLKHLDNILQTGYPDMGNHAVASSSQAISFVGSQHPDHTTQAGAVAQTTNGLMGL